Proteins found in one Seonamhaeicola sp. S2-3 genomic segment:
- a CDS encoding phosphatidylinositol-specific phospholipase C1-like protein gives MKYYKPLYLVFFVSMYINAQQDALKINQIQVIGSHNSYKKAIAPKLFEYLIEKDSTKKVYSLQYEHIPILEQLNMGLRNLELDAYADAKGGRFAHPKGMDLVREQPDFDSEGKMNKPGFKMFHIMDIDFRSEYYLLSECLDDLKKWSESNPTHEPVFITLEPKDDSANLFGSSAEPFTSEVFDRLDATIIKHLGKQHVITPDDVRGKYATLEQAVLNNNWPTLEEAKGKFLFILDAHGEKQERYISNHPSLKGRILFVNAKAGKPEAATMILNNPNDENIPNLVKKGYLIRTRADANTKEARNNDYSRFEAAKKSGAQIITTDYYLPSKLFKSDYYISFKNNTYVRKNPVTKK, from the coding sequence ATGAAATATTATAAGCCTTTATATTTAGTCTTTTTTGTGAGTATGTATATTAATGCTCAACAAGACGCTTTAAAAATTAATCAAATCCAAGTTATTGGTTCCCACAACAGTTATAAAAAGGCAATTGCCCCTAAACTTTTTGAGTATTTGATAGAAAAAGACAGTACGAAGAAAGTATACAGTTTACAATATGAACATATTCCTATTTTAGAACAGTTAAATATGGGGTTAAGAAACCTTGAATTAGATGCTTATGCAGATGCAAAAGGAGGTCGTTTTGCGCATCCTAAAGGAATGGATTTGGTTAGGGAGCAGCCAGATTTTGATTCTGAAGGAAAAATGAACAAGCCTGGTTTTAAAATGTTTCATATAATGGATATTGATTTTAGAAGTGAATATTATCTGTTATCAGAATGTTTAGACGACTTAAAAAAATGGTCTGAAAGCAACCCTACTCACGAGCCTGTTTTTATTACGCTAGAACCTAAAGATGATTCAGCAAATTTATTTGGTTCATCGGCAGAACCATTTACTTCTGAAGTTTTTGATAGACTAGATGCTACTATCATTAAACATTTAGGAAAGCAACATGTTATTACACCAGATGATGTAAGAGGAAAATACGCTACTTTGGAGCAAGCAGTTTTAAATAACAATTGGCCAACACTAGAAGAAGCTAAAGGTAAGTTTTTATTTATATTAGATGCACACGGAGAAAAGCAAGAGCGTTATATATCAAATCACCCTTCGTTAAAAGGACGCATATTATTTGTTAATGCAAAAGCAGGAAAACCAGAAGCAGCTACTATGATTTTAAATAACCCGAACGATGAAAATATTCCAAACTTAGTAAAAAAAGGATATTTAATAAGAACTCGTGCCGATGCAAATACTAAAGAAGCTAGAAATAATGATTATTCACGTTTTGAAGCTGCAAAAAAATCTGGGGCACAAATTATTACAACCGATTATTATTTACCAAGTAAACTTTTTAAAAGTGATTATTATATCTCATTTAAAAATAATACTTATGTAAGAAAGAATCCTGTAACTAAAAAGTAA
- a CDS encoding metallophosphoesterase, producing the protein MLLLTTSTLVAQKSIKIHSHNDYNQNLPFWKAYGCGLNSIEVDVFLKNEVLYVTHDETDIEEDKTLETMYLKPLSKVVLTHIGNEQNIQLLIDLKSEAYTTLNAIVKTLKKYPELTNNPQLSFVISGFRPSVADYNNYPNYISFDYQRLETIPAESINKVSLISLSFSKFSSWDGLKPMPNKDLKKIESIVKNAHSLNKPFRFWGAPDTPLAWKTFYDLGIDFINTDHPLECSQYFKKLNHSANDVRIAFISDIHFQDLYGSFSDINYKGIFNDKTKKFTLLRTMDAQLHSTRIFNENYFALLAALDDVVKKGIKYVALPGDYTDDGQAIHLRGLKKILQTYSNNYGIQFFITTGNHDPVGPLAQESGKSDFLGIHGQTQGIYSNSSINTTKNKDLPNIISKDLKKLGYKGIFNHLEPFGFFPQESYLYWATPFSNYTPESYTYQKGLANAPLDKRMYDILPKYTIPDASYVVEPLPNLWLLAIDGNVYLPKDTINSNPLNPKNYNSASIGYNNVIKHKTHLINWVKTISDQAKKLGKTLIAFSHYPMIDFNDDASNDLKNFFEGNKWQLERVPNEKVAQLFSEAGIKVHVAGHMHINDTGFRTFENGTSLVNIQTPSIAAYIPAYKILKINPNNTIEVNTISIKKVPNFNDLFPLYEKEYEYLKTHKKPLWNHDILKTNSYYDFTIFHLKELVRMRFLKDDWVPEFKDFMLNITGEELLLLPYLNSNIDFKTLIEQKGFYTNEWELAKTKAESDLKKVGLSLTDFKHWNGFDMIFDFYRVRNADVLAIDDIGQHQVEIYKWLFKNYNSKTKQTKVDVNKNKLGEFYNIFSMFLNGAPANNFIIDLKTSTLKNIN; encoded by the coding sequence TTGCTGCTACTTACTACCTCAACTCTTGTTGCTCAAAAGTCAATTAAAATACATTCTCACAATGATTACAATCAAAATTTACCGTTTTGGAAAGCTTATGGTTGCGGATTAAATTCAATAGAAGTAGATGTGTTTTTAAAAAATGAAGTATTATATGTAACTCATGATGAAACTGATATAGAAGAAGACAAAACGTTAGAAACAATGTATTTAAAACCGTTGAGCAAAGTGGTTTTAACACATATTGGGAATGAACAAAACATACAATTATTAATAGATTTAAAATCTGAAGCATACACAACCCTAAATGCTATTGTAAAAACATTAAAAAAATATCCAGAACTCACTAACAACCCTCAACTTTCATTTGTAATTTCTGGATTCAGACCTTCTGTAGCAGATTACAACAATTATCCTAATTATATATCATTTGATTATCAGCGTTTAGAAACTATTCCTGCTGAAAGTATTAATAAAGTTTCTTTAATAAGTTTAAGCTTTAGTAAGTTTTCTTCGTGGGATGGATTGAAACCAATGCCCAATAAAGACCTGAAAAAAATTGAATCGATAGTAAAAAACGCACATTCGCTTAATAAACCATTTCGCTTTTGGGGAGCACCAGACACGCCTTTAGCTTGGAAAACATTTTATGATTTGGGAATTGATTTTATAAACACAGATCATCCCTTAGAATGCTCTCAATACTTTAAAAAACTAAACCATAGTGCAAATGATGTTCGCATTGCTTTTATTTCAGATATTCATTTTCAAGATTTATATGGAAGTTTCTCTGATATAAATTATAAAGGAATATTTAATGATAAAACAAAAAAGTTTACCCTTTTGCGTACTATGGATGCTCAACTACATTCTACACGTATTTTTAATGAAAATTATTTTGCGCTACTTGCCGCTTTAGACGATGTTGTTAAAAAGGGCATAAAATATGTAGCCTTACCGGGTGATTATACTGATGACGGGCAAGCCATACACCTGAGAGGATTAAAGAAAATTTTACAAACATATAGCAACAATTACGGCATACAGTTTTTTATTACAACGGGTAATCACGACCCTGTGGGACCACTTGCTCAAGAATCTGGAAAATCAGATTTTCTAGGTATTCATGGACAAACTCAAGGTATTTATAGCAATTCAAGCATAAACACAACAAAAAATAAAGATTTACCAAATATCATTTCTAAAGACCTAAAAAAACTGGGGTATAAAGGTATTTTTAATCACCTAGAACCTTTTGGCTTTTTCCCTCAAGAAAGCTATTTATATTGGGCTACACCTTTTTCTAATTACACTCCAGAAAGCTATACATACCAAAAAGGATTGGCAAATGCACCTCTTGACAAAAGAATGTATGATATACTTCCTAAATATACCATACCAGATGCTAGTTATGTTGTAGAACCTCTACCTAATTTATGGTTATTAGCTATAGATGGTAATGTATACTTGCCTAAAGACACTATAAATAGTAATCCATTAAATCCAAAAAATTATAATTCAGCAAGTATTGGTTACAATAATGTAATTAAACATAAAACTCACTTAATTAATTGGGTGAAAACAATTTCAGATCAGGCTAAAAAATTAGGAAAAACATTAATTGCTTTTAGCCATTACCCAATGATAGATTTTAATGATGATGCATCTAATGACTTAAAAAATTTCTTTGAAGGTAATAAATGGCAATTAGAACGTGTTCCTAATGAAAAAGTAGCGCAATTATTTTCAGAAGCGGGCATAAAAGTTCATGTAGCAGGACATATGCATATAAATGATACTGGTTTTAGAACTTTTGAAAATGGAACATCATTAGTTAACATTCAAACACCTTCAATAGCTGCCTATATTCCAGCTTATAAAATTTTAAAAATAAACCCTAACAACACTATAGAGGTAAATACCATTTCTATAAAAAAAGTACCTAATTTTAACGATTTATTCCCTCTATATGAAAAGGAATATGAATACTTAAAAACACATAAAAAGCCATTGTGGAATCATGATATTTTAAAAACCAATTCGTATTATGATTTTACTATATTTCATTTAAAAGAACTTGTTCGTATGCGATTTTTAAAGGATGATTGGGTTCCAGAGTTTAAAGATTTTATGCTAAACATTACAGGTGAAGAATTACTCTTACTACCCTATTTAAATTCTAATATAGATTTTAAAACCCTGATAGAACAAAAAGGTTTTTATACAAATGAATGGGAGCTAGCTAAAACAAAAGCAGAATCTGATTTAAAAAAAGTCGGTTTGTCTTTAACCGATTTTAAACATTGGAATGGCTTTGATATGATTTTCGATTTTTACAGAGTTAGAAATGCCGATGTTTTAGCCATTGACGATATAGGGCAGCATCAAGTTGAAATTTACAAATGGCTTTTTAAAAATTACAACTCTAAAACTAAACAAACAAAAGTAGATGTGAACAAAAATAAGCTAGGTGAGTTTTATAATATCTTTTCAATGTTTTTAAACGGTGCTCCAGCTAATAATTTTATCATAGACCTTAAAACAAGTACATTAAAAAACATCAATTAG
- a CDS encoding glycoside hydrolase family 130 protein: MKKMLIGAYFTMEYSVESAALFNPSIVKHPNQTGLKNGELRFIMSLRATGEGHISSIVFRSGIIQQNGHIIFDKISDFIETPTITQKKRYDKHIFHRQLKSMNSWDKTSKQIFKELPDFFSYHDLHDNINSLNTSTSFKCNNQTIININWLANSNYSIKFDETSKVSERVIFPVSENESNGIEDARFVQFYEDNGESTYYATYTAYNGVCIIPQLLETKDFVHFNIMTLNGKAVENKGMALFPRKINGKYAMLSRLDGEKNYIMFSDNLRFWNTTKMLQEPKMPWEFVQIGNCGSPLETSEGWLVLTHGVGPMRQYSIGVILLDLDDPSKIIARLETPLIVPNKKEREGYVPNVVYSCGAIIHNDELIIPYAMSDISSGIANIGVKDLISYMKPS, from the coding sequence ATGAAAAAAATGCTTATAGGAGCATATTTTACTATGGAATATTCTGTCGAATCGGCCGCTTTATTCAATCCTTCAATAGTAAAACATCCTAACCAAACAGGTCTTAAGAATGGAGAACTTCGTTTTATCATGAGTTTGCGAGCCACCGGAGAAGGCCATATATCTTCCATAGTCTTTAGAAGCGGCATCATTCAACAGAATGGCCATATTATTTTCGACAAGATATCGGATTTTATAGAAACCCCTACAATAACCCAGAAAAAACGTTATGATAAACATATATTTCATCGTCAACTAAAAAGTATGAATTCATGGGATAAAACAAGTAAGCAAATATTTAAAGAGTTACCCGATTTTTTCTCATATCATGACTTACATGATAACATCAATTCTTTAAATACATCCACTTCTTTTAAGTGCAACAACCAAACTATAATCAACATAAACTGGTTAGCAAATTCAAATTATAGTATAAAATTTGACGAAACATCTAAAGTTTCTGAACGCGTTATATTTCCTGTTTCTGAAAATGAAAGCAACGGCATTGAAGACGCTAGATTTGTTCAGTTTTATGAAGATAATGGTGAAAGCACTTATTATGCAACATATACAGCCTATAATGGCGTATGCATAATTCCTCAATTATTAGAAACCAAAGATTTTGTGCATTTCAATATCATGACGTTAAATGGTAAAGCTGTAGAAAACAAAGGTATGGCCTTGTTCCCTAGAAAAATCAATGGAAAATATGCTATGCTTTCTCGTTTAGATGGTGAAAAAAACTACATTATGTTTTCAGACAACCTTCGTTTTTGGAACACTACTAAAATGCTCCAAGAGCCCAAAATGCCATGGGAATTTGTTCAAATTGGTAATTGTGGTTCTCCTCTTGAAACTAGTGAGGGTTGGTTGGTATTGACCCATGGTGTGGGACCAATGAGACAATATTCCATTGGTGTTATTTTATTAGATCTTGATGATCCTTCAAAAATAATCGCTAGACTTGAAACACCCTTAATTGTTCCAAACAAAAAAGAACGTGAAGGGTATGTTCCTAATGTGGTTTATTCTTGTGGAGCAATTATACATAATGATGAATTGATTATTCCCTATGCCATGTCTGATATATCATCTGGTATTGCCAACATAGGGGTAAAAGACTTAATTAGTTATATGAAGCCTTCATAA
- a CDS encoding glycosyltransferase family 4 protein, with protein MKIAVLAPIAWRTPPLKYGPWEQVASNITEGLAERQIDVTLFATGNSHTQGKLEYISKTAYAEDPSIDPKVWECLHISNLMEKADEYDIIHNNFDFLPLSYSRLIKTPMVTTIHGFSSPKIIPVYKTYNSSNFYVSISNADRNPKLDYIATVYNGINTEEFTFSATPKEYLLFFGRIHPEKGTYEAIQIAKKTGKKLIISGLVQHKEYFNEKIKPYINNDDIIYVGNSNPTKRDELLGKACALLHPIAFKEPFGLSVAESMMCGTPVIAFNLGSMPELILHEKTGFLVNTVDEAAEAVANIRYISRRTCRDWAFSKFSREKMIDNYLNVYKQILKD; from the coding sequence ATGAAAATAGCTGTATTAGCTCCTATTGCATGGAGAACACCGCCCTTAAAGTATGGGCCTTGGGAGCAGGTAGCATCCAATATCACCGAAGGGCTTGCAGAACGGCAAATCGATGTTACCCTATTTGCCACAGGCAACTCACATACCCAAGGTAAACTGGAATACATCTCAAAAACGGCCTATGCAGAAGACCCCAGCATAGACCCCAAAGTATGGGAATGCCTACACATTAGTAATTTAATGGAAAAAGCCGATGAGTACGATATCATCCATAATAATTTCGATTTTTTACCTCTTAGCTATTCACGGCTTATTAAAACCCCCATGGTAACGACCATCCATGGGTTTTCGTCTCCTAAAATAATCCCTGTTTATAAAACATATAATTCGAGTAACTTTTATGTGTCCATTAGTAATGCCGACCGTAATCCAAAACTAGATTATATAGCAACCGTTTACAATGGTATAAATACCGAAGAATTTACATTTTCGGCAACCCCTAAAGAATACTTATTGTTTTTTGGGCGCATACATCCCGAAAAGGGCACCTACGAAGCCATTCAAATAGCCAAAAAAACCGGCAAGAAGTTAATTATTTCCGGCTTGGTACAACACAAAGAATATTTTAACGAAAAAATAAAGCCATATATTAATAACGATGATATAATATACGTTGGCAATTCAAATCCCACCAAGCGAGATGAATTATTGGGCAAAGCCTGTGCGCTCTTACATCCTATAGCCTTTAAGGAACCTTTTGGGCTCAGTGTAGCAGAATCCATGATGTGCGGCACCCCTGTTATTGCTTTTAATTTAGGCTCTATGCCCGAATTGATTTTACACGAAAAAACGGGGTTTCTGGTAAACACTGTAGATGAGGCCGCCGAAGCCGTTGCCAATATTCGATATATAAGCAGGAGAACCTGTAGGGATTGGGCATTCTCAAAATTTAGCCGGGAAAAAATGATAGATAATTACTTGAATGTTTATAAACAAATATTAAAAGATTAA
- a CDS encoding glycosyltransferase family 4 protein: MKIVFIGTYPPRKCGIATFTKNLFNSMVNSNKNIEGSIIAMNNHEQTYNYPEEVKLTIRQEHQGDYLEAVKSINISGADLCILEHEFGIYGGQSGIYILPLVHRLEVPLIVTLHTILKEPSKEEKIILQQICKVAQKVVVMSQIAIEFLVDIYGVDKNKIAFIEHGVPDLYFNQEQSKKVFKLEKKKLLLTFGMLSRNKGIETVIKALPKVVEKHPEVLYLVLGKTHPNVIRATGEEYRNYLQRLAKNLGVEDHIIFMNKFINQTELFKYLSASDIYITPYLNEAQITSGTLSYAVGVGTAVISTPYWHASELLANGRGRLFNFGDSEELSDILMELLDRPEKMKELQKRAFDYGKTITWPKSGAKYVALVEQVLSEKPKIPAKKKTFIDPLLLPQFSLSHIKRMTDDTGIIQHAKYGIPNLKEGYCLDDNARALLMVLMTYRQKKNKTALELVPIYLSYIHYMQNNNGTFRNFLSFNRCFLDEVGSEDSFGRTIWALGYLLGNPPNNAYYQTGKFIFFNAAPNFDKLKTIRGIANTMIGISHYLRGMPSDTAMKDTLKKLSYKLIGHYTENSSGHWRWFEQLLTYDNGILPLALLHAAEILNDDKIREVAMDTMDFLTDVTLKNGYLSIIGNEKWYIKNKERSVYAQQPIDALAMVLMFQQAFHLTKNNDYLTKLFTCFMWFMGENDLKANLFDFETKGCYDGFDSSNVNLNQGAESTLAYLISHLIVLQAFENIEDHGTHK; this comes from the coding sequence ATGAAAATTGTTTTTATAGGCACCTACCCTCCTCGTAAATGCGGAATTGCAACTTTTACCAAGAATCTTTTTAATTCAATGGTTAATTCCAATAAGAACATTGAAGGTTCTATAATAGCAATGAATAACCATGAACAAACATACAATTACCCTGAAGAAGTAAAGTTAACCATTAGGCAGGAGCATCAAGGCGACTACCTAGAAGCGGTTAAATCTATAAACATCAGTGGAGCCGACTTATGTATTCTGGAACATGAATTTGGTATCTATGGAGGACAAAGCGGTATATATATACTTCCGCTAGTACATAGACTTGAGGTGCCATTAATCGTAACCCTGCACACAATTCTCAAAGAACCTTCCAAGGAGGAAAAAATAATTTTACAGCAAATTTGCAAAGTAGCCCAAAAGGTAGTGGTTATGAGCCAAATAGCCATTGAATTTCTTGTGGACATATATGGTGTGGACAAAAATAAAATAGCTTTTATAGAGCATGGTGTCCCCGACTTATATTTTAATCAAGAGCAATCTAAAAAAGTGTTTAAACTCGAAAAGAAAAAACTACTGCTTACCTTTGGCATGCTTAGCAGGAACAAAGGTATAGAAACCGTTATCAAAGCCTTGCCTAAGGTTGTTGAAAAGCATCCGGAAGTGTTATACTTGGTTTTAGGAAAAACGCATCCTAATGTAATACGGGCAACCGGTGAAGAATACCGCAATTACTTACAGCGCTTGGCCAAGAACCTAGGCGTTGAAGACCATATTATCTTCATGAACAAGTTCATTAACCAAACAGAACTTTTTAAATATTTATCTGCTTCAGATATTTACATTACCCCCTATTTAAATGAAGCACAGATTACCAGTGGCACCCTTTCTTACGCTGTAGGTGTTGGTACCGCTGTTATCTCCACTCCTTACTGGCATGCTTCGGAACTATTGGCCAATGGCAGGGGGCGTCTCTTCAATTTTGGCGATTCAGAAGAACTTTCTGATATTTTAATGGAATTACTGGACCGCCCAGAGAAAATGAAAGAACTCCAAAAAAGGGCTTTTGATTATGGCAAAACAATCACTTGGCCCAAATCGGGGGCTAAATATGTAGCTCTTGTAGAACAGGTGCTGTCTGAAAAGCCAAAAATACCCGCTAAGAAAAAAACATTTATAGACCCCCTTCTACTCCCTCAATTTTCATTAAGCCATATTAAACGGATGACCGATGACACGGGAATCATCCAACATGCAAAATACGGAATTCCCAATCTAAAAGAAGGGTATTGCTTAGACGACAATGCCAGGGCCCTACTTATGGTACTAATGACCTACCGCCAGAAAAAAAACAAAACCGCCCTAGAACTGGTCCCTATATATTTAAGCTATATCCATTACATGCAAAACAATAACGGTACATTTAGAAACTTCCTGAGTTTTAACAGGTGTTTTCTTGACGAGGTAGGCTCTGAAGATTCGTTTGGCCGTACTATATGGGCGCTTGGTTATTTATTGGGCAACCCACCAAACAATGCCTATTACCAAACAGGGAAATTTATATTCTTTAATGCCGCGCCTAATTTTGATAAGCTTAAAACAATCAGAGGCATTGCCAACACCATGATAGGTATTAGCCATTACCTAAGAGGAATGCCCTCCGATACGGCAATGAAAGACACCCTAAAGAAACTTTCTTATAAGTTAATTGGGCATTATACCGAAAACAGCTCTGGCCATTGGAGGTGGTTCGAACAGTTGCTAACATACGACAACGGCATACTACCTCTCGCCCTTTTACATGCTGCAGAAATACTTAACGACGACAAAATCAGGGAAGTTGCTATGGATACAATGGATTTTCTAACAGATGTGACCCTAAAAAACGGGTATTTATCCATTATTGGAAACGAAAAATGGTACATAAAAAACAAAGAACGTTCTGTATATGCCCAACAACCTATCGATGCTTTGGCCATGGTTTTAATGTTCCAACAGGCTTTTCATCTAACAAAAAACAACGATTACCTCACAAAATTATTTACTTGCTTTATGTGGTTTATGGGAGAAAACGACCTTAAGGCCAACCTTTTCGATTTCGAAACCAAGGGCTGCTATGATGGATTTGACAGTTCCAATGTAAACCTAAACCAAGGTGCAGAAAGCACATTGGCCTATCTGATCTCCCATCTGATTGTATTACAAGCATTTGAAAATATAGAAGACCACGGTACACACAAATAA
- a CDS encoding GyrI-like domain-containing protein encodes MEKISTKNFKLIGIKLGHKTTNENKQSSTDCGFLWQKFEKEKIFDLIPNKVSNEIYAVYFDYEKDETKPFSYFIGCKVDDISEIPKNLNSLEIPSQNYAKFTAKGIMTNCITDTWEKIWSSNIQRKFGFDFEVYDERSHDWNNAELDIYISII; translated from the coding sequence ATGGAAAAAATCAGTACAAAAAACTTTAAATTAATTGGCATAAAACTAGGACATAAAACAACAAATGAAAATAAACAGTCTAGTACAGATTGTGGTTTCCTCTGGCAGAAATTTGAAAAAGAAAAAATTTTCGACCTCATTCCTAATAAAGTAAGTAATGAAATTTACGCCGTATATTTCGATTATGAAAAAGACGAAACAAAACCCTTTTCTTATTTCATAGGTTGTAAAGTTGATGACATTTCTGAAATTCCCAAAAATCTAAACTCATTAGAAATCCCCTCCCAAAACTATGCAAAATTTACAGCCAAAGGCATAATGACAAACTGTATAACTGATACGTGGGAAAAAATTTGGAGTTCAAATATTCAACGTAAATTTGGTTTCGACTTCGAAGTTTATGATGAAAGAAGCCACGATTGGAATAACGCAGAATTGGATATTTACATTTCAATTATCTAA
- a CDS encoding dipeptidase produces the protein MNNIKDYLLKNKQRFLDELIELIKIPSISADSNYKNDVLKTAQAVKTSLKNAGCDTVEVCETEGYPIVYAEKIIDKTLPTVLVYGHYDVQPPDPIELWDSPPFEPIIKTTEKHPEGAIFARGACDDKGQMFMHVKAMEFMTSTNQLPCNVKFMIEGEEEVGSKSLGTFVKNNKEKLRNDVILISDTGMIANNTPSITTGIRGLSYVEVEVTGPNRDLHSGLYGGAVANPINILTKMIASLHDENNHITIPGFYDKVEELSKEERAEMAKAPFSLEAYQKALDIEAVYGEKGYTTNERNSVRPTLDVNGIWGGYIGEGAKTVIPSKAYAKISMRLVPNQDWAEITDLFKTHFESIAPKGVKVQVKPHHGGNGYVTPLNSVGYQAASKAYAKTFGKTPIPQRSGGSIPIVALFEEELKSKTILMGFGLDSDAIHSPNEHFGVWNYLKGIETIPYFYKYFTELSK, from the coding sequence ATGAATAATATTAAAGACTATTTACTCAAAAACAAACAACGCTTTCTAGATGAGTTAATAGAATTAATTAAAATACCATCCATTAGCGCAGATTCTAACTATAAAAACGACGTTTTAAAAACCGCCCAAGCTGTTAAAACAAGTTTAAAAAATGCAGGTTGTGATACTGTTGAAGTTTGTGAAACAGAAGGCTACCCTATAGTTTATGCCGAAAAAATAATTGATAAAACCTTACCAACGGTTTTAGTTTATGGGCACTACGATGTACAACCACCAGACCCAATTGAACTTTGGGATTCTCCACCATTTGAGCCCATTATAAAAACAACCGAAAAACATCCTGAAGGCGCAATTTTTGCCCGTGGTGCCTGCGATGATAAAGGACAAATGTTTATGCATGTAAAGGCTATGGAATTCATGACCTCTACAAATCAACTCCCTTGCAACGTAAAGTTCATGATAGAAGGAGAAGAAGAAGTTGGTAGTAAAAGTTTAGGAACCTTTGTAAAAAACAATAAAGAAAAGTTAAGAAATGATGTTATCCTTATTTCAGATACGGGTATGATTGCAAATAACACACCTTCAATAACCACAGGTATTAGAGGTTTAAGTTATGTTGAAGTTGAAGTTACCGGACCAAACAGAGATCTACACTCTGGCTTATATGGTGGAGCTGTAGCCAACCCTATCAATATTTTAACAAAGATGATTGCTTCCTTACATGATGAAAACAACCACATTACTATCCCTGGTTTTTACGATAAGGTTGAAGAACTCTCAAAAGAAGAACGTGCAGAAATGGCAAAAGCACCATTTTCTTTAGAAGCTTACCAAAAAGCCTTAGATATAGAAGCTGTTTACGGTGAAAAAGGATACACCACCAATGAACGCAACTCTGTAAGACCCACCCTAGACGTTAATGGTATTTGGGGCGGCTACATTGGCGAAGGCGCAAAAACAGTTATACCAAGTAAAGCTTATGCTAAAATTTCTATGCGTTTAGTACCCAACCAAGATTGGGCAGAAATCACAGATTTATTTAAAACACATTTTGAAAGCATAGCTCCAAAAGGCGTTAAAGTACAAGTAAAGCCACACCACGGTGGTAACGGTTATGTAACTCCACTAAACAGTGTAGGTTATCAAGCAGCAAGTAAAGCTTATGCTAAAACTTTTGGAAAAACCCCCATACCACAACGTAGTGGCGGTAGCATACCCATTGTAGCTTTGTTTGAAGAAGAACTTAAAAGCAAAACCATACTAATGGGCTTTGGTTTAGATAGTGATGCCATACATTCACCTAACGAACATTTTGGGGTTTGGAACTATTTAAAAGGCATTGAAACCATCCCCTATTTTTACAAATATTTCACAGAATTATCTAAATAA
- a CDS encoding DMT family transporter: MKNNHSNHLLLLTFATLLISTSGTLGKFIDLPTAAIIWWRATLGALFIFGFCRYKKLNLKIRSNRDLPSIILGGVLLGTHWVTYFYALKLSNVALGMLSMFTFPVITALLEPFFTKSKFNPIHILLALIVLLGIYILAPELNFKNTYLKGILFGLFSALCYALRNLILKRHVNTYDGSVLMMQQAIIVSILLLPAMFYLDTSNIKTQFPYIIILGLVTTAIGHSLFISSLKHFSVSTASIIGSSQPIFGIIIAFIFLNETPSFKTFIGGSLIIATVIIESVRSRK; this comes from the coding sequence ATGAAAAACAACCACAGCAATCACCTATTACTATTAACATTTGCAACACTTTTAATTAGCACATCTGGAACATTAGGAAAATTTATAGACCTTCCAACAGCTGCAATTATTTGGTGGCGTGCAACCCTAGGCGCCTTATTTATATTTGGTTTTTGTCGTTATAAAAAACTCAATTTAAAAATACGTAGTAACAGAGATTTGCCATCTATCATTTTAGGAGGCGTATTACTAGGCACCCATTGGGTCACCTATTTTTATGCCTTAAAGTTATCAAATGTTGCTTTGGGTATGCTATCAATGTTTACATTTCCAGTAATTACAGCGTTATTAGAACCATTTTTTACTAAATCAAAATTCAACCCTATTCATATTTTACTAGCTCTTATAGTATTATTAGGCATTTATATTTTAGCACCAGAACTCAATTTTAAAAACACTTATTTAAAAGGCATCCTATTTGGTCTGTTTTCAGCTTTATGTTACGCCTTAAGAAATTTAATATTAAAAAGGCATGTTAATACCTATGACGGCTCTGTACTTATGATGCAACAAGCCATAATAGTTAGTATTCTTTTACTACCGGCTATGTTTTATTTAGACACTAGCAACATAAAAACCCAATTCCCCTACATTATTATATTAGGCTTAGTCACAACTGCCATTGGACACTCTTTATTTATAAGCAGTTTAAAACACTTTTCTGTAAGTACCGCTAGCATTATAGGTAGTAGCCAACCAATATTTGGAATTATAATTGCTTTTATATTTTTAAACGAAACACCATCTTTTAAAACATTTATTGGTGGCTCATTAATTATTGCTACTGTAATTATTGAAAGTGTTAGAAGCAGGAAATAA